The Aedes aegypti strain LVP_AGWG chromosome 1, AaegL5.0 Primary Assembly, whole genome shotgun sequence sequence GCACCAGGAACTACCGCGCATTTTTTCCAGACATTTTCATATGGATTCCGCCAAGAGTTCATTGACAGTTTatcccaaaaaaaatcctccagggattattccaGCAAATCTTTTAGGGAgtctttccaggaattccttataaAATGCCTTCACGAATTCCTCCAATCAATCTTTCACAGATACGGAATTTTATGTTTTCCATGGATTTCATTCATGGATTGCATGTAATTGCCTGTTCATTGTTCCTGGATCTCCGATTTCATCCACAAAACTTTCCCCAAGAATTTCGCTCGAGGTTGTTcagcgattcctccaggataGGACATCGTTTAAAATATCATTTAACCATTCCAATAattattttagcattttttttatgaacctCGGTCTCGAAGTTTCTTCAATTATCCTTGCAGAAGTTCTCCCCTGGAAAAAATAATCATGTATTTTAGCAGGAATTTAATCAGTGATTAcatcagaattttcttcaaaacgaCCCCCAGACTTCTAATAATttctaacagaaaaaaaatccttggagaaatttcagtaagaatttctggataaattctttAAGAACTTCTTTGAATAATATCTTGAAGATTTTCTGACAGGAAAGGATCCTAATAGGATCCATAGAGAAATCTCaacttttaaacaaaaatattagaTTTAATACAATTAAATCTCAAACAAATTCGGAAAGAAAATGTTAGTGGAGTTCATCAGGaatcttttaagaatttctgaagatatccaTAGCTAATTTCTGGTTGAGTTCGTGTAGaagttttaacaaaaaaaaattggaggaaTCTGTAAGAGTATTTCTTGAAAGAGTCCGAAGAAAAATTTCAGGTTTCAAATTAAATTCACTAAGATTTAATTgaattaaatcttaaaaaaatcgttttcgaAATTTTAGAGGAAATCCTCAGAAATTTTCGGAGAGATCTAtcgagtaatttctggatattatttggaaattttgaatttttgaagaagtccTAAATAAAAACTCAGGAATTCCACGAATTAATTCACAGAAATAACTCCTGGGAGATGTGTGGCTGGATTCTCTAAGGAATCCTTATTACAATTTAGAAATTCCTGGTCCCTTCTTTCAGGCATGAGgtttataaagtttctattTTCATGACACTcaatcgctaccagccctgttctTTAGAAAAACTGGGTCAGCTTATGGTGGGTTTGCTTTTAAGAGATAGTGTTAGGGATTGTGCTTCCAAATACGATGAAAAGTAATAATAAACCACATTTCTCCGTTATTCTTTATAGCCGCGTCGTCCGCAAGGCCATCGCCCGCGTCTACATTGTGATGAACACCAAGACCAAGGACAACCTGCGCAAGTTGTACAAGGGCAAGAAGTACGTCCCGCTGGATCTGCGCCCCAAGAAGACCCGCGCCATGCGTAAGGCCCTGTCCCCCCGGGATGCCGCTCGGTTGACGCTGAAGGAACAGCGGAAGCGCGCCAAGTTCCCGAAGCGGAAGTACGCCGTCAAGGCCTAAATGCAATGACTCTACTGTGAGGAACGGTTGTGTCAAAGTGCAAGCGGGCTCTTTTGTTCTTTAAACTTTTGTTTGTAAGTTGCGGTAAAAACACTAAGGAACGGAACCGGTTTTGGGTTCTCAGCCGAAGTACTGGAGAGGACGGAGAAAATAAATTCCGGAAAAAAGATTCCAAACTGGACGCAGATAGTGTTGTGCAATGATAGTTCCGAAATCCATTGAAACAATTCAAAAAGGAGAAATCTAAAAGAAATAGGACAACTTATGTATTttcggcatttttttttctcttcgtcATGTCGGCCAAATGTTCTGAAATCCGGGAGTAAGATGAGCTtacctacactcccgtgcaaaagtttgggttcacctgaacttacttgaaaaacaaaaattctatgaaatctcaaaccaatcatgtacgcgccattatttgcgtttcaaaAAGTTATGCACTATTCAAATCGGTTTAAAAATGACatagatattgacaaaaataatttgcgtgtggctcaggtgaacccaaacttttgcacgatgacatGAATGactgtttaattgattttgagtagtttttagatttttccggaAACATTTCGTGAATGCACTTTAAAGATAATAacattacgattctaatgacaccttgttttgtAATTTTGGTCGATTCAATTCTAAGGAAaatagctatgttttttcagtgtattttttgaaaaatgtcacaactttaatggtggtaagctccatcgaagttaatacgcgattggcgtattaaattcgatggagcttaccaccataagtgattcaaagaatgtttttggaaaaatacatacgaagtaagaataactctttgccatTCAAATGCGGCTAagagagatatggacagaacacttgtatgtttttaagggggtgaacccaaacttttgcacgggagtgtatatgctAAACGTATTGATGCAAATTTGGAGCCTAATAGGTTTCAGAAAACACCCACAAGAAACAGAACTAAGCTGTCGAACATACAACAAGTCACCCTACGTAGGTAAACGACAAACTCttgcataacttgtgatctcgccctaaaagccattggtaatgaagcgtgtagcttgttgttaccgaccaaacgaatggatttacacgttattcagcaatgctacaattttttttttatttctttattagtatcattccaaacattacattcatttcttatatctaggtgttctgtgttattagacaacactatcatcctaatttggtaaaacaaatttaagattttattaacattttgttaacaacatattacatttcatttgccgtagcagttcagattttttacaggtgagttgatttcacctgcttataagagaaaaaaaacgctttgaatatacttaacctaaacatataacgcattaatcgtggcaatagaagattgtaacgatttttgcctgaaattattgattattttatttgacatttgttccgatgtttcaacattggatattctatgtaactcattggtactataccagggaggaagcctcagaatcattttcaaaattttattttgaattctctgccgagctttcttcctggtattacaacggctagtccatattggtacagcatacaacatggctggcctgaaaatttgtttgaatatcaaaagcttattcttaagacaaagctttgattttctattaataaggggatagagacattttacatatttattacatttggcttgaatgccctcaatgtgatttttgaaagttaaattcttatctagcatgagccctagatatgtAACTTcctctgaccaatttattgaaacccctctcatcgtgacaacatgtctacttgaaggtttcaagtaaagagcttttggtttatgtgggaatattattagttgagttttggaagcattaggagcaatcttccatttttgcaagtatgaagaaaaaatatccaaacttttttgcaattgactacagatgacacgcaggcttcgtcctttggcggagaggcctgtgtcatccgcaaacaaagatttttgacatccctgaggtaactcaggtaagtcagatgtgaaaatattgtataatattggtcccaaaatgctgctttgtggaacaccagctcttacaggaagtctttcagatctggagttctgataattaacctgaagtgtacgatttgacagataactttgaattattctaacaatgtatgcttGAATATTAaaggtttttaattttataatcaaaccttcatgccaaacactgtcgaatgctttttctatgtctagaagagcaagaccagtagaacagccttcagatttgttggaatggatcaaatttgtttcacGTTAAAGTTGATGactggtcgaatgtccatggcggaatctgaactgttcattggcttaaattgaattttcgttgatgtgggacatcagtctgttcaaaataaccttttcaaaaagtttactgatggaggaaagcaaactgattggacgatagctagaagcttctgcaggatttttgtctggttttaaaattggaacaaccttagcatttttccatttgtcaggaaaatatgctaattgaaaacatttgttaaatatatcaactaaaaatgataagctactttctggaagtttcttgatgaggatgtagaaaattccatcatcccaggagctttcatatttttgaattttttaataatagttctcacttcttccaaaccagtctcattttcgaaaacgttctcttgattgagaatattttcgaactcctgagtaacttgattttcaattggactagtaagtcctaaattgaaattgtgcgcactttcaaactgcatagcaagtttttgagctttttcgcaattagttagtaataatttgttttcctctttcaatgccggtattggcttctgaggttttttcaagattttcgataatttccaaaagggcttagagccagggttcaattgagaaattttattttcaaaatttttgtttcttaattgagcaaaacgtttcttgatttctttctgcaaatcctgccatataattttcatagcaggatcgcgagtgcgttgaaattgccttctcctcacatttttaagacggatcaagagtttaagatcatccccaagtaaccatggagcattatatcattgcatgtataatgcagctgcattgccgtaagcctaccattaaagtagtttaaaagtgggaaagggccccttttacagttgcactaatgcaaacacgacgataaagcaatgaagcaatttataaagtaacattaatgcagcagtgcaatttataaagtgatattagtgcattgatacatttctaATGTAGAattaatgctttattgcttgacagctcttgaagtatgtcgaataaaagcaatgttacatcaatgttgttgatatgcaatagaatacgtgcaatgttataacacagcgtaacaaaaatgacactttcgcgtgtctcaaggatcaaattatgtgtttctagtagattttgggtcgctgaatctgatgccgttctcagaaatgttccagcacgtcacaatttttagctacaggtcgccaaagttgtataaaacactggttttattgatgtttacatgaaatttaaggtatgatttatcaaacttttttgtgatataatctaccaaacatgcttaattggacttgaactttcaatttagatacaaatcagttgaaattttacgataaaatttaggttaaatcgatttttttcaacatgtttgcagtcttcatataaaattcttcgtttctcttatatggcataatacaatacttttctgaaacaccaaaaaataacattttaccatcgaaaatattatgaacttcgttgataattattgtcttatacataaagtttgaattctgtgacaaatttagcaaacaaattgccgtacaagttggaaaacttgcatgcaagttggctgaaacagtcaaatttagcattttcaacagtcaatatctcaaaaactagacgtgccatgatatttctgaaaacggcaatggactcagcaacccttaattaagtaaatagcggtattttggttcttgagaccgtgttccgcagtgtaatgcttgtggttacttgggtcgtctataatcacggattaaaattttacttcacattttggaattgcaatgctccgggcttcaacaatggaatttgtaaaagtttcaagagcattgtcaatatcaagtttagtttctaaagaaatgttaacatcaagattagagccaacatacgtttcatatatattccagtcggctcgtaaataattgaaagtggagctgataggattgagaatcgcttcttgggatatttgaaatataacagggacatgatcagaatcaaaatcagcatgagtaatcagttagctacaaagatgactagagtcggttaagaccaaatcaatcgtagatggatttctagaagagaaaatacatgtagggctatcagggtattgaaatgAGAaacatcctgaagagcactcctCAATTAAAATTCCAGCAATGCTACAATGAAGCAAAGATCCttctctatctcccagtggtgatagtttttattttggtccatTAATTTACTTAGAAACAAGGAACTACACACtcggcttttagggcgagatcacaggttatgcaAGAACTGTTGTTATTGTGTCCTAGAATTTAGGCAGATTTGGGCAATTTTTGCTGAATGCCATTAAGTTTCATATTTCAGTATAGTTTGGTGGCGACTAAAAGGCTCATAGCTGCCAAACAGGGACCAGCAAATGTCTTCAATAAGGGACCATCAGAAAATGTATTTTAAGCTCATTGTTAAAAACATTTCCTGGCCCCTATTTGGCACCTGTTCAGGCTCTTTTTCTCAGCCAAGAGTTCCAATTCTCTGTTTTAGAGATTTAATCACAGTTTTGATGCTAGTCTGTAAAAAGtctttatttttaatgaaagtcatttttaaccaaaatgttttttttttttatttttgtcttcTGACGGTAACCAATTCAAAAGcatttttaacatatttcaCGCAATTTTCACAGTCTCTAAACTATCAACAGCATTTTCATGGCACTAATAAGGATAATTCCGAAAATTATAATTAGTAATATCCGGAAGCAGGGCATTTGGAATTCATAATGCagttttcttggcattaacgtccccaccgggacagagcctgcctctcagtttagtattcttatgagcacttccacagttattaactgagagcttactatgccaaagttgccattttcgcattcgtatatcgtgtggtaggtatgattatactctatacccagggaaatcaaggaaatttccattacgaaaagatcctggaccgaccggaaatcgaacccagacaccttcagcatggctttgctttgtagccgcggactctaaagtACAGCAGGTACAAAAAAGAGTTCATTTTTCAGGTAAGCAGGCTTCTTTTTAGAGTTTAGGTCACTATTTCTAAGCAATTCTCCAAAAGTTTGTTTCTTAGGTAAGTCTCTACTTTTATCAAAATGGTGTCTAAAGTCTTTTTTTTGCCTTAATCCGCTTCCATggtgcaaaattctagaggctccagagaaaccctCAGATTGTTACgcgactattccacaagttcCTAATGATATTTTCAGATCCCAGGGAATGTTTTAGAAACTTTAGtcatttctccaaagattccttctcGGTCACTTTCAAGAACTCCTACCAATACCTAtttgattgttgattgaaatgattagcagaatttcttcaaaatttgatcaaaaaGTTCGTAGAGCACTCCGACGTTAATACCTCCACCAATTTTCACAGATTATCCCAGGATTTTTTATTGACTTTTTCACTGGTTTTTCCAGTTGAGGAGGTTTTCCATAATTCCTACAAAAGTTTTTCCACAAATGTTTATTTCAGAGtttcgacgttttttttttttttttcaaaaaaccttACCATAATTCCTACgccgattttttcatttttcttttaaaattttatctacGATTACACACAGGAGTTGCTCCAAAAACTTCTATGAAATTCATTCTAATGTTATCGAAAAATTCCTTAATAAATtcgacctggaattcctcattaagtttatctagaaatttctctcGTAATTTACCCAgtatatttaatcaaaatattattgctgcgGTTCAAACATTTCTCCAATAATGTTCCAAACCAAATTTTCACCTCCATGGATCCTTCAAAACTTCATTGaaggttccacaccagttaaTACGACAGCAATTTTTACAGTTTTAACTCCGATCAAGTTTGTTCAGGGTTTATGtccgaatttcttcaaacagTGTTTTGAAGAATGACTAGAAAAAGTAGCAAGATACCTGAAGGAGTTTCGAATTCTTAAAGGTGCTCTGAACGGAAATGTTGGAGGAAGTCTTAGGGAAATcgataaaaaatcaatggataGAAGAGATCTTCGGAGTTAATATGTGAAAGAAATCCACACTTAGACGAGCAGTAAAACATGTCATAATGTCGCAagaagtacaaaaaaaaatctttgagaaatgTCTGTTCAAATGATGAATGAGAGTTTGTTTTTTGTGTTTATAGTTCATGTATGGTTTCTTTTTGACtcatatttgttatatttttaggcaAGAAATATTGATGTCACCAAAATATTATCATCTAGAAAAAAAGGCCCTCCAGAGAAATATTTTGGGTACGTCACTGTTGTCCATAAACATAAATCCATTTTAAGGAAAAGGATATTTTTCCTTGATATCGAATAGACTATTTTCATCATAtctgatttttgcgaaaattaaatagaaatcacattctgtatttatttatttgttcttAAATTACTTTCATCGTAAGATATTTTTGTTTAAGTGTTTCGAAGCCGAATTGAGaattcaattgtagttcaaaattatttttgcagaatttcttaaacctggaactattttgaatatctggaaatatcagggaattgaatttctgtaaatgagtagacagaCACCCTACATAAATTGTTCGAGGGAAATAGGAATCATCAACTACAACCAGTAATCTCTCTAAAGGCTTCTTGACATTTCCCCAGCATTTTTCTCATGCATTCGTGGAAAAAGTTCTCCAGCAATTGTTCAAGGATCTCttaaaatccttaaaataattcctccaaaaatgattaattaatAAATAACAGAGAATTAGGGACATTTTCAGAATTCCGCAATAAAttagttcaaaaatttgttatGAACGAAATTCCTACATAGATTTCACTAGGATTTTTCCCAGAATGTCAGAGAGGAATAGCTGCTGAAGTCTCTTCCAAAGATGTccaatttttccacaaattctacAAGTGTTCGTTAGGCAATTACactcgattctgtttttgcacggaggATGCGTaacgtacaaaaaaaaatttcagttcaaaatttcaaaaaccgtgcaaaaaagtaacaccatttctcgacgtttcatgcaaaaataaggatttggcggaaaaaaatgtatgaaatttttttttgcacggccgtgtgaaaaaatccgtgcaaaaacaccGAGTCGAGAATTGCCatctcgctatacgacaccgacagtTGTCACCGCACGCCACTCGTATAGAATAAACCCAACTAATTTGCAGAAATAATAAACGTACGAAGTCGATCTTCTCAATTGAATCTTTcagctagtgcacaaagctaaacTAGAATTTGTACTGTCGTTTGATGCTTCtctcgcgagatttgtgccttctaGATAGTCCTACAAGACATTCTCAAGAGTCCAGAAGTTCTTTCATATATTCTTCCTGGAGTTTATCAGTAATTTCTCAGAGACTACTTTAGGATGTCTTATAGAAATACCTcccgttttttttcaattgcttGGAGTTTCCCCTGAAAGCGTTTCTGAATAAATGTTTTGAGTACtttcttgggaaatttctcacagaatttctggagaatttcatTTTGGAGAAATCCGGCATTCTTACAATGTGCTCtgttcgttattttttttttttttttttttttttttttttttttttttttttttttttttttaatttctttattagtatcattccaaacattatattcatttcttatatctaggtgttctgtgttatttgacaacactatcatcctaatttggtaaaacaaatttaagatttaattaacattttgttaacaacatattacatttcatttgccgtagcagttcagtttttttacaggtgagttgatttcacctgcttataagagaaaaaaaaaaaagtttttaatatacttaacctaactttacctaaacatataacgcattaatcgtggcaatagaagattgtaacgatttttgcctgaaattattaatgattgtatttgacatttgttccaatgtttcaacattggatattctatgtaactcattggtactataccagggaggaagcctcagaatcattttcaaaattttattttgaattctctgcagagctttcttcctggtattacaacagctagtccatattggtacagcatacaacatggctggcctgaaaatttgtttgaatatcaacagcttgttcttaagacaaagttttgattttctattaataaggggatagagacattttacatatttattacatttggcttgaatgccctcaatgtgatttttgaaagttaaattcttatctagcatgagtcctagatacttaacttcatctgaccaatttattggaacccctctcatcgtgacaacatgtctacttgaaggtttcaaataaagagcttttggtttatgtgggaatattattagttgagttttggaagcattgggagaaatcttccatttttgcaagtatgaagaaaaaatatccaaacttttttgcaatcgactacagatgacacgcaggcttcgtcctttggcggagaggcctgtgtcatccgcaaacaaagatttttgacatccctgaggtaactcaggtaagtcagatgtgaaaatattgtataatattggtcccaaaatgctgccttgaggaacaccagctcttacaggaagtctttcagatctggagttctgataattaacctgaagtgtacgatttgacaaataactttgaattattctaacaatgtatgttggaaaattaaagttttttaattttacaatcaaaccttcatgccaaacactgtcgaatgctttttctatgtctagaagagcaagaccagtagaatagccttcagatttgttggaacggatcaaatttgttacacgtaaaagttgatgagtggtcgaatgtccatggcggaatccgaactgttcattggcaaaaattgaattttcgttgatgtgggccatcattctgttcaaaataaccttttcaaaaagtttactgatggaggaaagcaaactgattggacgatagctagaagcttctgcaggatttttgtctggttttaaaattggaacaaccttagcatttttccatttgtcaggaaaatatgctaattgaaaacatttgttaaatatatcaactaaaaatgataagctactttctggaagtttcttgatgaggatgtagaaaattccatcatcgccaggagctttcatgtttttgaattttttaataatagttctcacttcttccaaatcagtctcccaggcattttcgaaaacgttctcttgattgagaatattttcgaactcctgagtaacttcattttcaattggactagtaagtcctaaattaaaattgtgcgcactttcaaactgcatagcaagtttttgagctttttcgcaattagttagtaataatttgttttcctctttcaatgccggtattggcttctgaggttttttcaagattttcgataatttccaaaagggcttagagccagggtccaattgagaaattttattttcaaaatttttgtttcttaattgagcaaaacgtttcttgatttctttctgcaaatcctgccatataattttcatagcaggatcgcgagtgcgttgaaattgccttctcctcacgtttttaagacggatcaagagtttaagatcatcgtctataatcacggattcaaattttacttcacattttggaattgcaatgctccgggcttcaacaatggaatttgttaaagtttcaagagcattgtcaatatcaagtttagtttctaaagaaatgttaacatcaagattggagtcaacatacgttttatatatattccagtcggctcgtaaataattgaaagtggagctgataggattgagaatcgcttcttgggatatttgaaatgtaacagggacatgatcagaatcaaaatcagcatgagtaatcagttggctacaaagatgactagagtcggttaagaccaaatcaatcgtagatggatttctagaagaggaaaaacatgtggggctatcagggtattgaattgagaaatatcctgaagagcactcatcaaataaaattctgccgttggaattactttgagaattattccatgaccgatgtttggcattaaagtcaccaatgacaaaaaattttgacttattgcgagtcaatttacgcaagtcagtttggagcaaattaacttgctgcccagagcattgaaaaggcaaataggcagctatgaaagtatatttaccaaactgtgtttcaacagaaacacctaaagtttcaaaaactttagtttcaaatgatgaaaacagttgatgttttatacgcctatgaatgatgattgcaactcccccacatgccccatcaagtcgatcattacgataaacaaaaaagttaggatctcttttgagtttagatccaggttttaaatacgtttcggtaataactgctatatgcacgttattaaccgtaagaaaattaaacagctcgtcctctttaccattcagagaacgagcattccaatttaaaatatttaaattattatttggatccattagaaaaacgtaatccaataacaatttgatttgtaaattttacacctacttggactgcttcagtcatagtggtggctttgaacattgcatcaatcattagattcaattgttcagttagaaaattaaaatcagaggcagacatgtcatgtgatttcccattggaatttccggttgacgaagaagcggagttacctgtggcggtagggtttttttcatttgatttgaaacaagtagaatgggtacccatggatcgaacaggggaggagttcgaatttcctgctacgatatcggcaaacgatttaccgtgggtagatacattcgaaatagaaagattcgaacggctacccgacggattaaaattagtttgtgaatgagcatgattatgatcttcctgatgggtatgattcatgatcaagcgatcgttaactgaaaaatgagcattgttcgatactctaccaggcaaattccggaaacgaccgttatcgtaacggatattatctttcatctgcctggcacgagcctcaatgacctttttgcgtgaaggacaattccaaaaattggacttatgatt is a genomic window containing:
- the LOC5566772 gene encoding 60S ribosomal protein L35, whose translation is MVKVKCSELRTKDKKELTKQLEELKTELLNLRVAKVTGGAPSKLSKIRVVRKAIARVYIVMNTKTKDNLRKLYKGKKYVPLDLRPKKTRAMRKALSPRDAARLTLKEQRKRAKFPKRKYAVKA